A single window of Nicotiana sylvestris chromosome 5, ASM39365v2, whole genome shotgun sequence DNA harbors:
- the LOC138869742 gene encoding uncharacterized protein, with protein MYKIIAKILTNRLKLVVDFLVGPSQSAFIEGRNILDNVIMGHELIKGYTQKAVSPRCMIKVDIRKAYDSVEWGFLKAVLLEFGVPYKLVTLIMEADEVSMKMLMEVFDQFSKAASLQVNLKKKLTVHSTCSQGIQRKNASRASPSRRQLSIQIFGSTSVHKENYYSTMHAISGEDSGHNQKLDIQVFILCWKTTNHQENYLWTGSHDTSHRAPIAWETLCKPETAGGLNIIDYDRWNKTALTKLLWAIMSKKDKLWIKWIHCHYIKKKDITTMEIPRQASWLVRKLFAARE; from the exons ATGTATAAGATCATTGCTAAGATTCTGACAAATAGACTTAAATTGGTTGTTGATTTTCTGGTTGGGCCTTCACAATCTGCTTTTATAGAAGGGAGGAATATTCTTGATAATGTTATTATGGGTCATGAATTGATCAAAGGGTATACTCAAAAGGCAGTATCTCCTAGATGCATGATCAAAGTAGACATCAGAAAAGCCTACGACTCAGTAGAATGGGGCTTTTTGAAAGCAGTACTACTTGAATTTGGGGTGCCTTACAAACTAGTAACATTGATTATGGA GGCTGATGAGGTTTCAATGAAGATGTTGATGGAAGTGTTTGATCAATTCTCAAAGGCCGCAAGCCTTCAagtaaatttgaaaaaaaaactcaCTGTACATAGCACGTGTTCCCAGGGAATTCAAAGAAAAAATGCTAGCAGAGCTTCACCTAGCAGAAGGCAGCTTTCCATTCAAATATTTGGGAGTACCTCTGTCCACAAGGAAAATTACTATAGCACAATGCATGCCATTAGTGGAGAGGATAGTGGACATAATCAAAAGCTGGACATCCAAGTTTTTATTCTATGCTGGAAGACTACAAATCATCAAGA GAATTACCTATGGACTGGTAGTCATGATACTAGTCATAGGGCTCCTATAGCATGGGAGACTTTGTGTAAACCAGAAACTGCTGGAGGTTTAAACATTATCGATTATGATAGATGGAATAAAACTGCCTTGACTAAGCTTCTTTGGGCCATAATGTCTAAGAAAGACAAACTCTGGATCAAGTGGATTCACTGCCACTACATAAAGAAGAAAGACATTACTACTATGGAGATTCCTAGGCAAGCTAGCTGGCTAGTAAGGAAACTGTTTGCAGCAAGAGAGTAG
- the LOC104220540 gene encoding uncharacterized protein: MEEGETGLLQITTSKEALSSGYSIHENSAEIKKIKSALTWVFLDQSNIWRAGLSWSLFFILTIGVPLVSHFVFACESCDSMHQRPFDAVVQVSLSLFATLSFVSLSSFSRKYGIRRFLFLDRLYEDSEKVQQEYTQQLHRSMKILSAFVLPSFIAESIYKIWWFSSGGTQIPYLYNAALSNTFVCILLICSWLYRISISFLVCVLFRLISCLQIFRLEDFAQVFEKESDVATIMIEHLRIRRNLRVISHRFRVFILSTLILVTVSQFLALLLTTEPSSTVNIFTAGELALSSITLVTGLFMCLRSAAKITHKAQAVTSLAAKWHACATISSFDDIDNETPTGQSATTQVVYPINSSWDTDEEGDGDDVLDNTNMVPVHAHTISYQKRQALVSYFEHNRAGITVYGFMLDRTWLHTIFAIQLSLTLWILNKTIGIS; the protein is encoded by the exons ATGGAAGAAGGTGAAACAGGATTATTACAAATTACTACTAGCAAAGAAGCACTTTCTTCAGGATATTCAATCCATGAAAATTCAGCAGAAATCAAGAAAATTAAATCAGCTCTAACTTGGGTTTTTCTTGATCAATCAAATATATGGAGAGCTGGTCTTTCTTGgtcattattttttattttaacgaTTGGGGTTCCATTAGTTTCTCATTTTGTATTTGCTTGTGAAAGCTGTGATTCTATGCATCAAAGGCCATTTGATGCTGTTGTTCAAGTTTCTCTTTCACTTTTTGCAACTTTGTCTTTTGTTAGTCTCTCTTCTTTTTCTAGGAAATATGGGATTAGAAGATTTTTGTTTCTTGATAGATTGTATGAAGATAGTGAAAAGGTTCAACAAGAATATACTCAGCAGCTACAT AGGTCGATGAAGATCCTGTCAGCTTTTGTTCTCCCTTCTTTTATTGCTGAGAGTATATACAAAATCTGGTGGTTTTCTTCAGGGGGAACCCAAATTCCTTACCTGTACAATGCCGCTTTGAGCAATACCTTCGTATGCATATTGTTAATATGTTCCTGGCTCTACCGGATATCAATTTCCTTCCTTGTATGTGTCCTATTCCGTTTAATAAGCTGCCTTCAGATCTTTAGATTGGAAGACTTTGCTCAAGTTTTCGAGAAAGAATCTGATGTTGCAACGATCATGATAGAACATCTCCGAATCAGAAGAAATCTTCGTGTCATTAGCCATCGATTCAGAGTTTTCATTTTGTCAACTCTCATACTAGTTACCGTAAGTCAGTTTCTTGCGTTGCTTCTTACAACTGAGCCTAGCTCCACTGTAAACATATTTACAGCTGGTGAACTTGCG TTGAGCTCAATTACTTTGGTAACTGGACTTTTCATGTGCTTGCGTAGTGCAGCAAAGATCACACACAAAGCGCAAGCCGTGACATCACTTGCTGCCAAATGGCATGCTTGTGCGACAATCAGCTCATTTGATGACATAGATAATGAGACTCCCACGGGTCAGAGTGCAACAACTCAGGTTGTATACCCTATCAATTCCAGTTGGGACACCGATGAGGAAGGAGACGGAGATGATGTTTTGGACAACACAAATATGGTGCCGGTTCATGCTCATACAATATCTTACCAGAAGAGACAAGCACTAG TGTCATACTTTGAGCACAACAGAGCTGGAATCACAGTGTATGGATTTATGTTAGATAGGACATGGCTTCATACAATTTTTGCAATTCAGCTGTCTCTTACACTCTGGATACTGAATAAGACAATTGGTATTTCGTAA
- the LOC104220546 gene encoding uncharacterized protein yields the protein MHRRLTTVDRLAKWGVQVDQSCTLCGRDIEETHDYLYFECSYSQSLWKGMLRWLEYQRTTGNWKTELQWLIANVNNRNPRKTLPGVVFAAVVYNIWMKRNDRRFQQLSREAKDRAKEIALQVHIAGQKKLKW from the coding sequence ATGCATAGAAGATTGACTACAGTTGACAGATTAGCCAAATGGGGAGTTCAAGTAGATCAGTCATGCACATTGTGTGGAAGAGATATTGAAGAGACACATGACTACTTGTACTTCGAATGTTCATACTCACAGAGTCTATGGAAAGGAATGTTAAGATGGCTAGAGTACCAAAGAACAACTGGTAACtggaaaacagaattgcaatGGCTAATTGCCAATGTAAACAACAGGAATCCAAGAAAGACACTGCCAGGAGTGGTATTTGCAGCAGTAGTATACAACATCTGGATGAAGCGAAATGATAGAAGGTTTCAACAGCTGAGCAGAGAAGCCAAAGACAGAGCAAAGGAAATTGCTCTTCAAGTACATATTGCTGGACAGAAGAAGCTTAAATGGTAA